The following proteins are encoded in a genomic region of Gymnogyps californianus isolate 813 chromosome 19, ASM1813914v2, whole genome shotgun sequence:
- the UTP18 gene encoding U3 small nucleolar RNA-associated protein 18 homolog, with the protein MKKTKKIVKQVQPRAEAAAAAAAAERAAAEQQAAEEAARRARHLKALSRTSGAERELEELVFGDSLNVEEDELLQCLAGPRRLHASEGKSLQKDSSDSEVENEAKGKFLSKKPAWVDEDDEAEENVDMTHRYRRDFMKSDAEKTLTKKKLKRRLEEQFQRAMGGVPAWADLENRKKSKRTASDSDSDEDDDLLCKTGNFISNSESLPKGILKMRTCLPANQERFANGKLVTVQFHPSAQVVMTAGHDRSVSLFQVDGIRNPRIQSIYLESFPIYKACFSVDGEQVIATGTHHKMFFVYDMMNGSIIPIQKVRGVEERFLRSFEVSPDGSFMLVTGTSGYLHLLSMKTKELISTMKINGRCTASVFTPDSSKIYSYSKEGEVFIWDVRSRKCLHKFEDEGSLEGKCIAVSKNNQYVACGSASGVVNLYTTDVCLKENRPKPVKAIMNLVTSATCVTFNPTTEILAVASRETDEAVKLVHIPSYTVFSNFPVFRRKQIYLAQSMDFSPRSGFFSVANNKGKALLFRLKHYSDF; encoded by the exons atgaagaaaacgAAGAAAATAGTGAAGCAGGTCCAGCCGCgcgcggaggcggcggcggcggcggcggcagctgAGCGGGCGGCGGCTGAGCAGCAggcggcggaggaggcggcTCGCCGCGCCCGGCACTTGAAGGCCCTCTCCCGCACGTCGGGCGCCGAgcgggagctggaggagctggtgtTCGGCGACAGCCTCAACGTGGAGGAGGACgagctgctgcagtgcctggCCGGCCCTCGGCGG CTTCATGCTTCGGAGGGGAAAAGTCTCCAGAAAGACTCCAGCGATTCGGAagtagaaaatgaagcaaaaggtAAATTCTTGTCTAAAAAGCCAGCCTGGGtggatgaagatgatgaagctGAGGAAAA TGTGGATATGACCCATAGGTATAGGAGAGATTTCATGAAAAGTGACGCTGAGAAGACACTTActaagaaaaagctaaaaagaagaCTTGAAGAACA GTTTCAGCGAGCTATGGGAGGAGTTCCTGCCTGGGCTGAtttagaaaacaggaagaaatccaAAAGGACTGCAAGTGATA GTGACAGCGATGAAGATGATGATCTGCTATGCAAGACTGGCAATTTCATATCAAACTCAGAGTCCCTGCCAAAAGGTATTTTGAAG ATGAGGACCTGCTTGCCTGCTAATCAGGAACGTTTTGCTAATGGAAAACTGGTAACTGTGCAGTTTCATCCATCTGCTCAAGTAGTCATGACTGCTGGACATGATCGATCTGTGTCACTCTTTCAG gttgATGGTATAAGGAATCCAAGAATACAGAGCATCTATTTAGAGAGTTTTCCAATTTATAAGGCTTGTTTCAGTGTTGATGGAGAACAAGTTATAGCCACTGGTACTCAccataaaatgttctttgtgtATGACATGATGAATGGAAGTATTATTCCTATACAGAAAGTAAGAG gtGTGGAGGAAAGATTTCTCAGAAGCTTCGAAGTCTCTCCAGATGGGTCATTTATGCTTGTAACTGGAACTTCAGGTTACCTTCACCTGTTGTCAATGAAG ACAAAGGAACTGATTAGCACTATGAAGATAAATGGAAGATGCACTGCATCTGTTTTCACTCCAGACAGCAGTAAAATATATAGCTATTCAA AGGAAGGCGAAGTTTTCATTTGggatgtgagaagcagaaagtgtCTACACAAATTTGAAGATGAAGGTTCTTTGGAAGGAAAGTGCATCGCTGTTTCAAAAAATAACCAGTATGTGGCATGTGG ttcagCTTCTGGAGTTGTAAATTTATATACTACTGATGTCTGTCTCAAAGAAAACCGTCCTAAACCAGTTAAAGCCATAATGAACCTAGTTACATCTGCGACATGTGTGACCTTTAATCCCACCACGGAAATTCTGGCAGTGGCTTCCCGTGAAACTGATGAGGCTGTCAAATTG GTACACATTCCTTCATATACTGTATTCTCAAACTTCCCGgtgttcagaagaaaacagatttatctTGCTCAATCTATGGACTTCTCTCCCAGAAGTggttttttctctgtagcaaATAACAAAGGCAAAGCTTTGTTATTTAG gctgaaacattattcagatttttaa